One genomic segment of Pseudomonas sp. p1(2021b) includes these proteins:
- the csrA gene encoding carbon storage regulator CsrA, whose translation MLILTRKVGESIVIDDDIKVTILGVKGMQVRIGIDAPKDVQVHREEIFKRIQAGNPAPEKNDDQH comes from the coding sequence ATGCTGATACTCACCCGCAAGGTTGGCGAAAGCATCGTCATTGACGATGACATCAAAGTCACCATTCTGGGAGTCAAAGGGATGCAAGTGAGGATCGGTATCGATGCACCAAAGGATGTCCAGGTCCATCGCGAAGAGATCTTCAAACGCATCCAGGCAGGCAACCCGGCCCCGGAGAAAAACGACGACCAGCACTGA
- a CDS encoding two-component system sensor histidine kinase NtrB produces the protein MVLPDSPSRPEMSPNRYEQLVQSVVDYAIYMLDPSGVVVSWNTGAERIKGYRADEVIGQHFSVFFTPQDRADGRPQRLLRQALEQGVAQDEGWRVRKDGSQFWALAALDVIRDEKGQVVGLAKVTRDITDRRESSLQLDAIRAQLFQAQKLEALGQLTGGLAHDFNNLLTIILGAARLAQGSQDLQRVRRLLEHIVSAGERGTQLTRQLLTFARHRQLSATRVAPAELIASTRGLLQHGLPPGIELQECLQPDLPLIEVDVAQLQMVLLNLLFNARDATGDEGRIRLEVSCVELAGEVEGLHGRFVRFDVRDTGEGIDPKVLPRIFEPFFTTKPFGKGTGLGLSQAYGFARQSNGAICVASQVGEGTCMTLYLPACPGAIDLDHNG, from the coding sequence ATGGTTTTACCCGACAGTCCCTCCCGCCCGGAAATGTCACCTAACCGCTACGAGCAGCTGGTTCAGTCGGTCGTGGACTATGCCATCTACATGCTCGACCCGTCGGGCGTGGTGGTGTCCTGGAACACAGGTGCCGAGCGGATCAAGGGCTACCGTGCCGACGAGGTCATTGGCCAGCATTTCTCGGTGTTCTTCACTCCCCAGGACCGTGCCGATGGCCGCCCGCAGCGCCTGCTGCGCCAGGCCCTGGAGCAAGGCGTGGCTCAAGACGAAGGCTGGCGGGTACGCAAGGACGGCAGCCAGTTCTGGGCGCTGGCGGCCCTGGATGTGATTCGCGACGAGAAAGGGCAGGTCGTCGGCCTGGCCAAGGTAACCCGTGATATCACCGACCGCCGCGAGTCGTCCCTGCAGCTCGATGCCATCCGCGCCCAGCTGTTCCAGGCCCAGAAACTCGAAGCTCTCGGCCAGCTCACCGGCGGCCTGGCCCACGACTTCAACAACCTGCTCACCATCATCCTTGGTGCTGCCCGGTTGGCCCAGGGCAGCCAGGACCTGCAGCGGGTCCGGCGGCTGCTCGAGCATATCGTCAGCGCCGGTGAGCGGGGCACCCAGCTCACCCGGCAACTGCTGACCTTCGCCCGCCACCGGCAATTGAGTGCCACGCGCGTCGCCCCGGCTGAACTGATCGCCTCCACCCGAGGTCTTCTGCAGCATGGGCTGCCGCCGGGCATCGAATTGCAAGAGTGCCTGCAGCCCGACCTGCCGTTGATCGAGGTGGATGTCGCGCAGTTGCAGATGGTGTTGCTCAATCTGCTGTTCAATGCCCGGGATGCCACCGGCGACGAAGGGCGCATCCGGCTGGAGGTGAGCTGTGTCGAACTGGCCGGCGAGGTGGAAGGACTGCACGGTCGTTTCGTTCGCTTCGACGTGCGAGACACCGGCGAAGGCATCGACCCGAAGGTATTGCCACGGATCTTCGAGCCGTTTTTCACCACCAAGCCCTTTGGCAAGGGCACCGGCCTTGGCTTGAGCCAGGCCTATGGATTCGCCAGGCAGAGCAACGGCGCCATCTGCGTGGCCAGCCAAGTGGGCGAGGGGACCTGCATGACCCTCTACCTGCCCGCCTGCCCAGGCGCCATCGACCTCGACCACAACGGGTAA
- the modA gene encoding molybdate ABC transporter substrate-binding protein translates to MRIRLPLLATSALASLITCNSAWADDVQVAVAANFTAPIQAIAKAFEQDTGHKLVAVYGATGQFYAQISNGAPFDVFLAADDSTPAKLEQEKRIVPGSRFTYAIGTLALWSAKPGYVDAQGAVLKTGDYRHLSIANPKTAPYGLAATQVLDQLGLAEATRPKLVEGQNITQAFQFVSTGNAELGFVALSQVYKDGKVQSGSAWIVPAQMHDPIRQDAVILDKGRNNPAAKALVDYLKSPKAVAVIKSYGYDI, encoded by the coding sequence ATGCGCATCCGCCTACCGCTCCTGGCTACCAGTGCCTTGGCCAGCCTGATCACCTGCAACAGCGCCTGGGCCGACGACGTCCAGGTGGCTGTAGCGGCCAACTTTACAGCGCCCATCCAGGCTATCGCCAAAGCCTTCGAGCAGGACACCGGCCACAAGCTGGTAGCCGTCTATGGCGCCACGGGCCAGTTCTATGCGCAGATCAGCAATGGTGCTCCGTTCGACGTGTTCCTCGCCGCCGATGACAGCACCCCGGCCAAGCTCGAGCAGGAAAAACGCATCGTTCCCGGCTCCCGCTTCACCTATGCCATCGGCACCCTGGCGCTGTGGTCGGCCAAGCCCGGCTATGTGGACGCGCAAGGTGCAGTCCTGAAGACCGGCGACTACCGGCACCTGTCCATCGCCAACCCCAAGACCGCACCCTACGGCCTGGCCGCCACCCAGGTGCTCGACCAGCTCGGCCTCGCCGAAGCCACCCGGCCCAAGCTGGTCGAGGGCCAGAACATCACCCAAGCGTTCCAGTTCGTCTCCACCGGCAATGCCGAACTGGGCTTCGTGGCCCTGTCGCAGGTCTACAAGGATGGCAAGGTGCAGAGCGGCTCGGCGTGGATCGTCCCGGCGCAGATGCACGACCCGATCCGCCAGGACGCGGTGATCCTCGATAAAGGCAGGAACAACCCGGCCGCCAAGGCCTTGGTTGACTACCTCAAGAGCCCGAAGGCGGTCGCGGTGATCAAATCCTATGGGTATGACATCTGA
- a CDS encoding PaaI family thioesterase, with product MNEQALSLQELAAPEGTCFGCGCSHPSGLHLKSHWDADGIHLLCRHSPDSGFIGWPGLVYGGLLAMLVDCHSNWTAMAYHYRAEGREPGSLPRIDCVTGTLNLTYLKPTPMGVELLLKARVEGEVGRKSRVVCEVWAGDVLTVTADSLFVRVDTEKLKLKAHGQA from the coding sequence ATGAACGAACAAGCTCTCTCCTTGCAGGAGCTGGCGGCCCCGGAAGGCACCTGCTTCGGCTGCGGTTGCTCCCATCCCAGCGGCCTGCACCTGAAAAGCCATTGGGACGCCGACGGTATCCACCTGCTGTGCCGGCATTCCCCCGACAGCGGTTTCATCGGTTGGCCGGGCCTGGTCTATGGTGGCCTGCTGGCCATGCTGGTGGACTGCCATTCCAACTGGACCGCCATGGCCTACCATTACCGTGCCGAAGGGCGCGAGCCGGGCAGCCTGCCGCGTATCGACTGCGTCACCGGCACGCTCAACCTGACCTACCTCAAGCCCACCCCGATGGGCGTCGAGCTGCTGCTCAAGGCCCGGGTGGAAGGTGAGGTAGGGCGCAAGAGCCGGGTTGTCTGCGAGGTTTGGGCAGGTGACGTGCTGACCGTCACCGCCGACTCGCTGTTCGTCCGGGTGGATACCGAGAAACTCAAGCTCAAGGCCCACGGCCAGGCGTGA
- the modC gene encoding molybdenum ABC transporter ATP-binding protein, which translates to MHPSILARLKLARGDFTLDVDLHLPGRGVSALFGHSGSGKTSCLRCLAGLERADGYIEVNGDVWQDSASGFFLAPHKRPLGYVFQEASLFPHLSVRGNLEFGWRRIGRGERKVSLAHACDLLGIGELLERRPATLSGGEAQRVGIARALLASPRLLLMDEPLAALDAPRKREILPYLERLHDELEIPLVYVSHAQDEVARLADHLVLLEQGRALASGPVGETLARLDLPLAQGEDAGVVLEGIVVGHDAHYQVFDVRLHGSDGPLLRIAHPALTLGQPLRLKVQARDVSLALGADNASSILNRLPVRIRECRPADNPAHVLVSLDASGSPLLARITRYSADHLDLHPGQMLWAQIKSVALLS; encoded by the coding sequence ATGCACCCATCGATCCTGGCGCGCCTGAAGCTGGCGCGCGGCGACTTCACCCTGGATGTCGACCTGCACCTGCCCGGGCGCGGCGTCAGCGCGCTGTTCGGCCACTCCGGCTCGGGCAAGACTTCCTGCCTGCGCTGCCTGGCCGGGCTGGAGCGAGCCGACGGCTATATCGAGGTCAATGGCGACGTCTGGCAGGACAGCGCCAGCGGCTTTTTCCTGGCACCGCACAAACGGCCGCTGGGCTATGTATTCCAGGAAGCCAGCCTGTTCCCCCACCTGTCGGTGCGTGGCAACCTGGAATTCGGCTGGCGACGTATCGGCCGAGGCGAACGCAAGGTCAGCCTGGCCCATGCCTGCGACCTGCTGGGTATCGGCGAGTTGCTCGAGCGCCGGCCGGCGACGCTGTCGGGGGGTGAGGCGCAACGGGTCGGCATTGCCCGCGCCTTGCTCGCCAGCCCCCGCTTGCTGCTGATGGATGAGCCGCTCGCGGCACTGGATGCGCCGCGCAAACGCGAGATCCTGCCCTATCTGGAACGCTTGCACGATGAACTGGAGATCCCGCTGGTCTATGTCAGCCATGCCCAAGATGAAGTGGCACGCCTGGCCGACCACCTGGTGTTGCTGGAGCAAGGCCGCGCCCTGGCCAGCGGCCCGGTCGGCGAAACCCTGGCGCGCCTGGACCTGCCCCTCGCCCAGGGCGAAGACGCCGGCGTGGTGCTCGAAGGCATCGTGGTCGGCCATGATGCGCATTACCAAGTGTTCGATGTGCGCCTGCACGGCAGCGACGGGCCGCTGCTACGCATCGCACACCCTGCGCTCACCCTTGGCCAGCCGCTGCGCCTGAAAGTGCAGGCCCGCGATGTGAGCCTGGCGCTGGGTGCCGACAATGCATCCAGCATCCTCAACCGCCTGCCGGTGCGTATCCGCGAATGCCGCCCGGCGGACAATCCGGCGCACGTCCTGGTGAGCCTCGATGCCTCCGGAAGCCCGTTGCTGGCACGTATCACCCGCTATTCGGCCGACCACCTCGACCTGCACCCAGGCCAGATGCTGTGGGCGCAGATCAAGTCGGTGGCGCTGCTGAGCTGA
- a CDS encoding ATPase domain-containing protein has product MAEPLKRLATGIEGLDILLKGGLLAGASYIVQGPPGAGKTILANQLACSHVRSGGRVLVATLLSESHERLFQYLSTLAFFDPTLVGDQIQFVSAFDTLEQEGLDAVVRLLRQEIARQQASLLIVDGLLNARVRAETSLDTKKFVSELQGHAAFAGCTVLLLTSARLQEGSPEHTMVDGVLELSEQLVGSRAVRQIQLRKTRGSGALSGLHECLVDQGGLQVFPRLEALYSHPSHPGSATFTRVSTGSATLDEMLGGGVGQGSVSLVMGPSGIGKTSLGLAFLSASTAQAPGLHFGFYETPARLGLKATALGYDFARLEREKALELCWQTTTEGLLDQLGAHLLRRVELLGAQRVVIDSLGAFSRLAIDPARLNAFFRALMGELRARDVSVLATWEMRDIFGSEITAPAPDLSSIVDNLLLMRFVELDSRLRRMVSVLKVRDSHHDPALHELRMGPQGIFLHKAFEGASGVLSGTPVPSGSD; this is encoded by the coding sequence ATGGCAGAACCACTCAAGCGCCTGGCGACGGGCATCGAAGGGCTGGACATACTGCTCAAGGGCGGCCTGTTGGCGGGAGCGTCCTATATCGTCCAGGGGCCGCCAGGGGCAGGCAAGACCATCCTGGCCAACCAGCTGGCGTGTAGCCATGTGCGAAGCGGTGGCCGAGTGCTGGTGGCGACGCTGCTCAGCGAGTCCCACGAGCGCCTGTTCCAATACTTGTCTACCCTGGCGTTCTTCGACCCGACCCTGGTCGGTGACCAGATCCAGTTCGTCAGCGCATTCGATACCCTGGAGCAGGAAGGCCTGGATGCGGTGGTACGGCTGTTGCGCCAGGAAATCGCCCGCCAGCAAGCCAGCCTGTTGATCGTCGATGGCCTGCTCAATGCCCGTGTGCGTGCGGAAACGAGCCTCGATACCAAGAAGTTCGTCTCGGAACTGCAAGGGCACGCGGCATTCGCCGGGTGCACCGTGCTACTGCTGACCAGTGCTCGCCTCCAGGAGGGCAGCCCCGAGCACACCATGGTCGATGGCGTGCTCGAATTGAGCGAGCAGTTGGTGGGCAGCCGTGCGGTGCGCCAGATCCAGCTGCGCAAGACGCGGGGAAGCGGCGCTTTGTCGGGCCTGCATGAATGCCTGGTCGACCAGGGTGGGCTGCAGGTCTTCCCACGTCTGGAGGCGCTGTACAGTCATCCCAGCCATCCGGGCTCGGCCACCTTCACCCGGGTGTCCACCGGCAGCGCCACGCTCGACGAGATGCTCGGCGGCGGCGTGGGCCAGGGGTCGGTAAGCCTGGTGATGGGGCCATCGGGTATCGGCAAGACTTCCCTGGGCCTGGCGTTTTTGTCCGCCTCGACCGCGCAAGCGCCGGGCCTGCATTTCGGTTTCTACGAAACACCTGCCCGGCTGGGCTTGAAAGCCACGGCGCTGGGGTACGACTTCGCGCGGCTCGAGCGCGAGAAAGCCCTGGAGCTTTGCTGGCAGACCACCACCGAGGGGTTGCTCGATCAACTCGGGGCGCACTTGCTTCGGCGTGTCGAGCTGCTGGGGGCGCAGCGGGTGGTGATCGACAGCCTGGGTGCCTTCAGCCGCCTGGCTATCGACCCGGCCCGACTCAATGCCTTCTTCCGTGCCTTGATGGGCGAGTTGCGGGCACGGGACGTGAGTGTCCTGGCGACGTGGGAAATGCGCGATATCTTCGGCTCCGAGATCACCGCGCCAGCCCCGGACCTTTCGAGCATCGTCGACAATCTGTTGCTGATGCGTTTCGTCGAGCTGGACTCTCGGCTGCGGCGCATGGTTTCGGTCCTCAAGGTGCGCGACAGTCATCACGACCCGGCGTTGCATGAGCTGCGCATGGGCCCGCAGGGCATTTTCCTGCACAAGGCCTTCGAAGGTGCCAGCGGGGTGCTGTCGGGCACGCCCGTACCCTCGGGGAGTGACTGA
- a CDS encoding polysaccharide lyase family 7 protein, with the protein MAVNIDNLIITTPVAKSATDPTALEVTGAVALATLPDYVARLPDGSVRMSAPTKGASSKSTHRTRCEWKEAVYWTLDSAGNHRNYQLFKLEKVNSIQKVVISQLHVKDDDSPPIKIFWNKGKLTYGFRAEFNQATAPTSTLLAEVPLNATFEISIEVAASGAVVLGASCNGRTGRIALQLAESWRARIFNFHGGVYNQVDYSDTTSPEDGSACVISQLDLIHL; encoded by the coding sequence ATGGCCGTGAACATCGATAATCTGATCATCACCACCCCCGTTGCCAAATCCGCCACCGACCCCACCGCACTGGAAGTCACCGGCGCCGTGGCCTTGGCCACCCTGCCCGACTACGTTGCACGCCTGCCCGACGGTTCGGTACGCATGAGCGCACCGACCAAGGGCGCTTCCAGCAAAAGCACCCATCGCACCCGCTGCGAATGGAAAGAAGCCGTCTACTGGACCCTGGACAGCGCCGGCAACCATCGTAACTACCAGTTGTTCAAACTGGAGAAGGTCAACTCGATACAAAAGGTGGTGATCTCCCAACTGCACGTAAAGGATGATGACAGCCCACCCATCAAGATCTTCTGGAACAAAGGCAAGCTCACCTACGGCTTTCGTGCGGAGTTCAACCAAGCCACGGCCCCCACCAGCACCCTGCTGGCGGAGGTCCCGCTCAATGCAACATTCGAGATCAGCATCGAGGTAGCTGCCTCCGGCGCCGTGGTTCTGGGCGCGAGCTGCAATGGCCGTACGGGGCGTATTGCCTTGCAACTGGCCGAGTCATGGCGAGCGCGCATTTTCAATTTCCATGGCGGGGTCTACAACCAGGTGGACTACAGCGACACCACCTCGCCAGAGGATGGCTCGGCTTGCGTGATCAGCCAGTTGGACCTGATCCACCTATAG
- a CDS encoding DNA topoisomerase IB codes for MLDCPLPAALHYVDDSQPGLSRRRWRDRFHYFDTEGQRIRDAQTLVRIAALAIPPAYTQVWICPDPQGHLQATGRDARGRKQYRYHPQWRALRDQHKYDRMLAFAQVLPDLRRQLEQYLARPGLDREKVMALVVSLLDSTLIRIGNRQYLKENNSYGLTTLRNRHVSVQGSTIRFQFRGKRGVEHNVSLRDRRLARLIKRCLDLPGQTLFQYLDENGQRHAVGSSEVNQFLQQLTGADFTAKDYRTWAGSVLALDLLRPLAWEPESEARRQVAAIVRQVAARLGNTPAVCRRCYIHPAVLDHYQQGRLAALPRVKARRGLEPEEASLLLFLQALTK; via the coding sequence ATGCTCGATTGCCCGCTTCCTGCAGCGCTTCATTACGTAGACGACAGCCAACCTGGCCTGAGCCGGCGGCGCTGGCGCGACCGCTTCCATTATTTCGACACCGAAGGCCAGCGCATACGTGACGCCCAGACCCTCGTCCGCATCGCCGCCCTGGCGATACCACCGGCCTACACCCAGGTATGGATCTGTCCCGACCCTCAGGGCCATCTGCAAGCCACCGGCCGCGATGCCCGCGGGCGCAAGCAATATCGCTACCACCCGCAATGGCGGGCACTGCGCGACCAGCACAAATATGACCGCATGCTGGCCTTCGCCCAGGTACTGCCCGACCTGCGTCGGCAACTGGAACAGTACTTGGCGCGGCCTGGCCTGGACCGGGAGAAGGTCATGGCCTTGGTGGTCAGCCTGCTCGACAGCACCTTGATCCGCATTGGCAACCGGCAATACCTGAAAGAGAACAACTCCTACGGGTTGACCACCCTGCGCAACCGCCATGTCAGTGTCCAGGGCAGCACCATACGCTTCCAGTTCCGGGGGAAACGGGGCGTCGAACACAACGTCAGCCTGCGTGACCGGCGCCTGGCGCGGCTGATCAAGCGCTGCCTGGATCTGCCTGGGCAAACGCTCTTCCAATACCTGGACGAAAACGGCCAGCGCCATGCGGTGGGGTCGAGCGAGGTCAACCAGTTCCTGCAGCAGTTGACCGGGGCCGACTTCACCGCCAAGGACTACCGCACCTGGGCAGGCAGCGTCCTGGCCCTGGACCTGTTGCGCCCCCTGGCCTGGGAGCCGGAAAGCGAAGCCCGGCGCCAGGTCGCGGCGATTGTCCGACAGGTAGCTGCACGCCTGGGCAATACACCCGCGGTCTGTCGGCGCTGCTACATTCACCCCGCCGTGCTCGACCATTACCAGCAGGGGCGGCTGGCCGCCTTGCCACGGGTCAAGGCTCGCCGAGGGCTGGAGCCTGAGGAGGCGTCATTGCTACTTTTCCTACAGGCGTTAACGAAATAA
- a CDS encoding DUF488 domain-containing protein, whose protein sequence is MIRCKRVYDPIEDGDGQRVLVDRLWPRNKRKEDLHGQWAKEVAPSDALRKAFHQGEVDFAGFTERYQQELAAHPEHWYPLLDLAAKGPLTLLYAGKDTEHNNAQVLAAWLEDELERRGPGSSPVCYAH, encoded by the coding sequence ATGATCCGCTGCAAGCGTGTCTATGACCCGATCGAGGATGGCGACGGCCAGCGGGTGCTGGTCGATCGCCTGTGGCCGCGCAACAAGCGCAAGGAGGACCTGCACGGCCAATGGGCCAAAGAGGTGGCGCCCTCCGATGCCTTGCGCAAGGCGTTCCATCAAGGCGAGGTCGATTTCGCCGGCTTCACCGAACGCTACCAGCAGGAGCTGGCCGCCCACCCCGAGCATTGGTACCCGTTGCTGGATCTTGCTGCAAAAGGGCCTCTGACCCTGCTGTATGCCGGCAAGGACACCGAGCACAACAATGCCCAGGTGCTGGCCGCCTGGCTGGAGGATGAGCTGGAGCGTCGTGGGCCGGGTAGCTCGCCGGTGTGCTACGCCCACTAG
- a CDS encoding DoxX family protein, whose product MRYSLFEGQRDIIILLARILLVILFILSGWSKLTGFEGTVGYMTSLGAPAPMLAAAVAVIMEFAVGILLLLGFYTRPLAFLLALFVVGTALIGHPFWNMVDPERSANMTQFLKNMSITGGLLLLAVSGAGRFSLDRR is encoded by the coding sequence ATGCGCTACTCCCTGTTCGAAGGCCAACGCGACATCATCATCCTGCTTGCCCGTATCCTGCTGGTGATTCTCTTCATCCTCTCCGGCTGGAGCAAACTCACCGGCTTCGAAGGCACGGTGGGCTACATGACCTCACTCGGCGCCCCTGCCCCGATGTTGGCAGCCGCCGTCGCGGTGATCATGGAGTTCGCGGTGGGTATCCTGCTGCTGCTCGGCTTCTACACCCGCCCACTGGCATTCCTACTCGCGCTGTTCGTAGTGGGCACCGCCTTGATCGGCCACCCGTTCTGGAACATGGTCGACCCCGAGCGTAGCGCCAACATGACCCAATTCCTCAAGAACATGAGCATTACCGGCGGCCTGTTGTTGCTGGCCGTGAGCGGTGCCGGGCGGTTCTCCCTCGACCGCCGCTGA
- the modB gene encoding molybdate ABC transporter permease subunit has protein sequence MPLDATDLGAIWLTLKLASLTTVILLVLGTPIAWWLARTRSWLRGPIGAGVALPLVLPPTVIGFYLLIALGPHGWIGQATEALGLGSVVFSFAGLVIGSVVYSMPFVVQPLQNAFSAIGQRPLEVAATLRASPWDTFIHVVLPLARPGFVTASVLGFAHTVGEFGVVLMIGGNIPDKTRVVSVQIFDHVEAMAYPQAHWLAGVMLVFSFLVLLTLYAGRRGKAGWS, from the coding sequence ATGCCGTTGGACGCCACTGACCTGGGCGCGATCTGGCTGACGCTCAAGCTGGCCAGCCTGACCACCGTGATCCTGCTGGTGCTGGGCACGCCGATCGCCTGGTGGCTGGCGCGTACCCGTTCGTGGCTGCGCGGGCCGATCGGGGCCGGGGTGGCCCTGCCCCTGGTGCTGCCACCGACCGTGATCGGCTTCTACCTGCTGATCGCCCTCGGCCCCCACGGCTGGATCGGTCAGGCGACCGAGGCCCTGGGCCTGGGCAGCGTGGTGTTCAGCTTTGCAGGGCTGGTGATCGGCTCGGTGGTGTATTCCATGCCGTTCGTGGTGCAGCCTTTGCAAAACGCCTTCAGCGCCATCGGCCAGCGGCCGCTGGAGGTGGCCGCGACCCTGCGCGCCAGCCCCTGGGACACCTTCATCCATGTGGTACTGCCACTAGCCAGGCCCGGCTTCGTCACCGCCAGTGTCCTGGGCTTCGCCCATACCGTAGGCGAGTTCGGCGTGGTGCTGATGATCGGCGGCAACATCCCCGACAAGACCCGCGTGGTCTCGGTACAGATCTTCGATCACGTCGAGGCCATGGCCTACCCACAGGCCCACTGGCTGGCCGGTGTCATGCTGGTGTTCTCGTTCCTGGTGCTGCTGACGCTCTATGCCGGGCGCCGTGGCAAGGCTGGCTGGAGCTGA
- a CDS encoding GNAT family N-acetyltransferase — translation MPLELTPASDAHCTFARNLTRRAMLPYYREFDLLWIEEAFDEAWHWREQWLVVEGTRLLGYCSLSQDRQALFIRELHLLPEYRGQGVGGWVLETLAGWTAQRHLPLLRLMVFRSNPARRLYSRHGFVEMGEDECFVRMQRTIAS, via the coding sequence ATGCCCCTTGAACTGACCCCGGCCAGCGATGCCCATTGCACCTTCGCCCGGAACCTGACCCGTCGGGCCATGCTGCCTTACTACCGCGAGTTCGACTTGCTATGGATCGAGGAAGCCTTCGACGAAGCCTGGCACTGGCGCGAGCAATGGTTGGTGGTGGAGGGGACGCGCCTGCTGGGCTACTGCAGCCTCAGCCAGGACCGCCAGGCCTTGTTCATCCGCGAGCTGCACTTGCTGCCTGAATACCGTGGCCAAGGCGTAGGCGGCTGGGTGCTGGAGACCTTGGCCGGCTGGACAGCCCAGCGGCACTTGCCATTGCTGCGGCTGATGGTGTTCCGCAGCAACCCGGCCCGTAGGTTGTACAGCCGGCACGGCTTCGTCGAAATGGGCGAGGACGAATGCTTCGTCCGGATGCAGCGCACGATTGCTAGCTGA
- a CDS encoding response regulator: MNTILIVDDEYLIADILGFALEDEGFLVEKASNGCKALDALKEKRVELVITDYMMPLLNGEELVRAIRDELQLADLPVILMSGAQANQGRICPELFDAVFDKPFDMDRMIAKVRELLGT, encoded by the coding sequence ATGAACACGATCCTGATCGTCGATGACGAATACCTGATCGCCGACATCCTCGGGTTTGCCTTGGAAGACGAGGGCTTTCTGGTGGAAAAGGCGAGCAATGGCTGCAAAGCCCTGGATGCGCTGAAGGAAAAACGCGTGGAGTTGGTGATCACCGACTACATGATGCCCTTGCTCAATGGCGAGGAGCTGGTCAGGGCGATTCGCGATGAACTGCAGCTGGCAGACCTGCCGGTGATTCTCATGAGCGGCGCGCAGGCCAACCAGGGGCGTATTTGCCCCGAGTTGTTCGACGCGGTATTCGACAAGCCGTTCGACATGGACAGGATGATCGCCAAGGTACGCGAATTGCTGGGCACCTGA
- a CDS encoding helix-turn-helix domain-containing protein yields MNGFGPRLREERERLGLTQRVFGEIGGVEPNAQGKYESGERTPRVDYLAALANRGVDALYVLSGVHTPAPLASLTLEEDRLLGIFRRLPEADQAAVRHLLGRLSVEVGEREAPRMRKMDRQALFELG; encoded by the coding sequence ATGAATGGATTTGGCCCGCGCCTGCGGGAGGAGCGTGAGCGTCTGGGGCTGACCCAACGGGTGTTCGGCGAGATCGGCGGCGTCGAGCCCAATGCCCAAGGCAAGTATGAAAGCGGCGAGCGTACGCCTCGGGTCGACTACCTGGCTGCCTTGGCGAACCGAGGCGTGGATGCCCTCTACGTGCTCAGCGGTGTGCATACGCCTGCCCCCCTGGCCAGCCTCACCCTCGAGGAAGACCGCCTGCTGGGAATCTTCCGGCGCCTGCCCGAGGCAGACCAGGCCGCGGTACGACATCTGTTGGGGCGCCTATCCGTCGAGGTGGGCGAGCGAGAGGCGCCGAGAATGCGCAAGATGGACCGGCAGGCACTTTTCGAACTAGGTTAG
- a CDS encoding glutathione S-transferase N-terminal domain-containing protein: protein MTDLGAFPITRKWPAQHPERLQLYSLPTPNGVKVSIMLEEIGLAYEAHKVSFDDDEQMSPEFISLSANNKIPAILDPNGPGGQPLPLFESGAILQYLAEKTGQLLSQEPATRYQTIQWLMFQMGGIGPMFGQVGFFHFFAGKAYEDKRPRDRYVNESRRLLGVLDRHLNGREWMVDEYSIADIAIFPWVRNLVERYNARELVHFDEFKDVQRVLANFLARPAVQRGLTIPG from the coding sequence ATGACCGATCTCGGCGCATTCCCCATTACCCGCAAATGGCCGGCGCAGCATCCCGAGCGCCTGCAGCTGTACTCACTGCCCACGCCCAACGGGGTCAAGGTATCGATCATGCTGGAGGAGATCGGCCTGGCCTACGAGGCGCACAAGGTCAGTTTCGACGACGACGAGCAGATGAGCCCCGAGTTCATCTCCTTGAGCGCGAACAACAAGATTCCTGCCATCCTCGATCCCAACGGCCCGGGTGGCCAACCTTTGCCGTTGTTCGAGTCCGGGGCGATCCTGCAGTACCTGGCCGAGAAGACTGGCCAGTTGCTCAGCCAGGAACCGGCGACCCGCTACCAGACGATTCAGTGGCTGATGTTCCAGATGGGCGGCATCGGGCCGATGTTCGGCCAGGTGGGCTTCTTCCATTTCTTCGCTGGCAAGGCCTACGAAGACAAGCGCCCTCGGGACCGCTACGTCAACGAGTCCAGGCGCCTGCTGGGTGTGCTCGATCGGCATCTGAACGGCCGAGAATGGATGGTGGATGAATACAGCATCGCCGATATCGCCATCTTCCCGTGGGTGCGTAACCTGGTTGAGCGCTACAACGCTCGGGAGCTGGTGCATTTCGACGAGTTCAAGGACGTCCAGCGAGTGCTGGCCAACTTCCTCGCGCGCCCCGCTGTGCAGCGAGGCCTGACGATCCCAGGCTGA